One genomic region from Reichenbachiella ulvae encodes:
- a CDS encoding SIMPL domain-containing protein, with protein MKKILTIAVLTIFTLSAFAQTSTIQVNGQAEVSVLPEIAVFNYNITAQSKSYDEALNELNRRVDALSADLKKAGFDSEAIKTSQFSIRKDKIYDRGQIKGEEFVASQSLVVKFDYNMKKLLKVLNGTTSSSSAANLSISFELSNEQKQAAEKSLMVAAMKDARMKAETLSGVEGYSILGVKEIMHHSAPSRPLARTMEFDMAMSESKVASSYQPNDMSITDQVTVVYLLERN; from the coding sequence ATGAAAAAGATATTAACAATTGCCGTGCTGACGATCTTTACTTTGTCAGCCTTTGCTCAGACTTCTACTATTCAGGTCAATGGTCAGGCCGAAGTTTCTGTACTACCAGAAATCGCGGTATTCAACTACAACATCACCGCCCAATCTAAGTCCTACGACGAGGCGCTGAATGAGCTGAATCGCAGAGTGGATGCTCTGAGTGCAGATTTGAAGAAAGCAGGGTTTGATTCAGAAGCGATTAAAACCTCGCAGTTCAGTATCCGAAAGGACAAAATCTATGACCGTGGACAGATCAAAGGTGAGGAATTTGTAGCCAGCCAATCTTTAGTTGTAAAATTCGACTACAACATGAAGAAGCTACTAAAAGTACTCAATGGTACTACTTCTAGCAGTAGCGCGGCTAATTTGAGCATCTCCTTCGAGCTATCCAACGAACAAAAACAAGCAGCTGAAAAATCCTTGATGGTAGCTGCTATGAAAGACGCCCGAATGAAGGCAGAAACTCTTTCTGGTGTGGAAGGTTACAGCATCTTAGGAGTGAAAGAAATCATGCATCACAGTGCACCGTCCAGACCACTGGCACGTACCATGGAGTTTGACATGGCTATGTCTGAAAGCAAGGTAGCCAGCAGCTACCAGCCCAATGACATGAGTATCACGGATCAGGTGACGGTTGTTTACTTATTGGAAAGGAATTAA